From Scylla paramamosain isolate STU-SP2022 chromosome 18, ASM3559412v1, whole genome shotgun sequence, one genomic window encodes:
- the LOC135109363 gene encoding protamine-3-like — EREREREREREREREREEEEEEEEEEEEEEEEEEE; from the exons gagagagagagagagagagagagagagagagagagagagagagagagagag gaagaagaagaagaagaagaagaagaagaagaagaagaagaagaagaagaagaa